The segment TGGCGACTGTGTCCCCGTACGCAGCGATCTGATGGAGCACATTGGACATGATGACCCGTGTTGGATAACCCGGGTAGTACTCGCCGGACCAGGTGGTATTGCCGGTCTTGAGCAATGCTCGATGGCGCAACAGTCCGCTCTCCTCCCACATGCACTCCGATGCCAGCGTCAGTGTGTGATAGCGGTTGTAGCAGTAGGTCGCGGCGTAGTGCCTGGGCCGACCCCACCAGAGTTTGTGGGATATCGCGTCGAGTTCCGGCCCCCACAGCATCCGCTCTCCGTCCTGTTCGAGACGGTCTGAAGGGTAGCCCCCTGCGAGCGCTGCAGCGTCCATTCGCCTCACCAGGTCGTACTGGTACGGCCTGAGCGAAGAGTTGGAGTACGAAAATCCCGAGTTCTCCAGGCTCATGTAGCCTTCGAAACTCTCGTCGATGCCGTGCACATCCGCCAGGAGTTCGGGCTGCCAGCGGTCCATGAGAGTCTGGACAGCCACGCTCTCCGGCATGGCCTCGGGTTCCAGCGGGCCATCAAGATTCCAGTAGGTATAGGGGTCCTTGCCGTGCGTGTTCGTGTGGGTCCCGGCCGCGTAGCCATCGGGGTTCACCACCGGCATGCACACAACTACCTGCCGGCGGAGGATCTCACGCGCCGTCGGCTCCGGCGACAGAAGCCACTCCATCGTGGCCAGGACCGACCCGGAACCTGATCGTTCCACCCCCGAATGCATTGCGGTGAGAAGCACATGCTGCTTCTCCTCGGGATCGGTATCTGCCGCGGTGAGGACGGCAGCGAGCAGTGGACGGCCCAATGCAGTCCTTCCGAGGGTCTCCAGGGCCATCCAATTCGGGTGCTCTTGCGCCCATTGCTGCAACTGGCGACAGATGATCTCGTAGTCCGGCCACATCCGCGACATCGACCGACCTCCAGAGTTCACGACCGGAACCGGCCGGTGGGCGCAAAGCGCCCTGCCCGACGCGACGAAAAGGGCGACCCCCGGTTGGTCCCGGACGGCCGCCCACAGCCCCCCGATCACGTGCGCTACTTCTGAGGCATCCCCGATTTCGCGCCTTTGACCCTGATCTGGATCGTCGTCCAGAGCTGATTCCCTTTGGCGTAGCTGCCCGTTCCGGCGACGGTTCCCGTTACAGTCAACGGCGCCGTGCAACTCATGTACTGCTGGGCGGCCACCTTGTCGGACAGGTCGAGAACCACCTGGTCAGACTGCTGTCCCTGGGGAGTGAGCGCCTGAGCCACGCGCACGTCCTGTTTCTTCGTGATTACGATGTACTGCCGCACCGCCTGGTCGCCCTGGTACGCGAAGGTGACGTCCGCACCGATGGGCACCTGGATCTGGGCCCCGTAGAATGCGCCACCGGGTGAGTATTTCGCGATGCTCAAGGGGAGCACCGGAGAGGCACGTACGATGATGCTCAGAATCACGTAGATGCCGATGATGATGATCCAGACGATCTGGATGACCTCGGTCGTGGTCAGCCACCAGCCGGCGATCGCGAGGACGCCGACAATCAGCACGTCAACTGTGAACTCAAGGCCCAGTTTGAACCGCAGGTTCGTCTCGGAAGTCTGCAGCCCGTACTTCTCCGCATTGGCGCCAATGTTTCCGGCAGCGGAATACTCCGGCGCGAAGTCCATGAGAGATATGACCAGATGAATGGCAGCGAACAATAGCAGAAGATATCCTGCGAGCCTGGTCAGGTTCATGCTGTCTGCCTCCCGGTTGTGTCATGCAGTGCGAGCGGGCCCCGCACGGAATGGCTGCGATGACCGGGAGGTGAGCCTGGCCACGAGCAGGGCGCCGCATGGTGGTCCTGTCGCCTTGCACCTGCATCGGTCGCCACTGTACTCACCTCCGTGATTGGGCGGGCGTCCCCGCCCCGCGAAACCACCGGCTCGTCAGCCGGCACCTTGCCGCGCCTGCGACGGATCAGGCGGCCAATTCGCAGCGGTGCTGGAGAGCCCTGATCCCGCGATAACTCGCGGGCTGGAGAGGGACACCGCAACGAAGCGGCCGGTTATCCGCCGCAAACGCAGCCGGAACTTCCGTGGATCACTGGACCCCAGCGGAAGCTCCAAGCTGTGAAGGGAGCCAGGTTCTCTTGGAACTTTCGACATGGCCTCCCGCAATCCTTCTGCATCTGCGCGAATCAGAACCCCGCGGCGCTTCTACATCGGTCGAGCACCTCGCTCGCCTTGGCCCGGGCTCTGGCTGCGCCGGCGCGCGCGATTTCCTCCACCATCCTCGGGTCCTTGAGAAGCTCGCGCTTCCGGGCCCGCGCCTCGGCGAAGTAGTCGAAGAAGAGGGTCACCAGTCTCTTCTTCACCTCCCCGTATCCAACGCCGCCCGCCCGGTAGCGTTCCGCCATTTCCGCGGTCTCGTCGGGCGAGGCAAAGAGCTTGAACAGGGCGAACACGTTGCATCTATCGGGGTCTTTCGGGTCCTCAACCGGCGTCGAATCCGTCACGATCGACATAATCCGTTTCTTGATCACATTGTCTTCGGCGAAAACGGGGATCGTGTTGTCGTAGCTCTTCGACATCTTCCGTCCATCTACGCCGGGCACGACCGCCACGTTCTCGAGAATGTATGGCTCGGGCACAACCAGCGTTTCGCCATAGATCTGGTTGAACTTGATGGCCAGGTCCCGTGTGACCTCGACATGCTGCTTCTGATCCTGTCCCACGGGCACGAGGTTGGAGTCGTAGATCAGGATGTCAGACGCCATCAGCACCGGGTAGGCGAAAAGCCCGTGGTCGGCCGGGATGCCCTGCGAGACCTTATCCTTGTAGGCATGGCAGCGTTCGAGTAGGCCCATGGGGGTGATGCAGGTGAGAATCCAGGTCAGTTCAGTGACCTCGGGTACGTCCGACTGCCGGAAGAGCACGCTGCGGTCGGGGTCGATGCCGAAGGCCAGGAAGTTCAGCAGGACGTCCTGGGTGAGGGAACGCAACAGTTCGGGTTCGCGGATTGTGGTGAGCGCATGGTAATTCGCGATGAAGTAGTAGCAGTCATTGTCGGCCTGCTTCTGCAGGTCCACATACTGCCGCATAGCTCCGAAATAATTGCCCACGTGGAACTCTCCGGTGGGCTGGATACCTGATAGGACGCGCATTATCGATTCTCCTGTGATCGCCGGGACGTCGCTCCGGCCGCGAGCGGGCACAAAAAAGCCGCGGGCAGGTGCGAACCCGCCCACGGCGTTGACTTGCTTCGGATGCCTGACCTGCAGGCACGGGAACGGGCGGTTCGCTACGAGTGCGAACGCCGCCAAGACCAGGTTCGATGGTTCCTTTTCCGCCGGCTCATAGTGTGTATCTCCCGCGAGGCCAAGTGTAGAAGACGGGGCCGGGAGAGTCAAGACCGTGACAGGCCGGGTCATCGGTTTTGTTGGATGCGTGCCTGCCTCG is part of the Armatimonadota bacterium genome and harbors:
- the trpS gene encoding tryptophan--tRNA ligase translates to MRVLSGIQPTGEFHVGNYFGAMRQYVDLQKQADNDCYYFIANYHALTTIREPELLRSLTQDVLLNFLAFGIDPDRSVLFRQSDVPEVTELTWILTCITPMGLLERCHAYKDKVSQGIPADHGLFAYPVLMASDILIYDSNLVPVGQDQKQHVEVTRDLAIKFNQIYGETLVVPEPYILENVAVVPGVDGRKMSKSYDNTIPVFAEDNVIKKRIMSIVTDSTPVEDPKDPDRCNVFALFKLFASPDETAEMAERYRAGGVGYGEVKKRLVTLFFDYFAEARARKRELLKDPRMVEEIARAGAARARAKASEVLDRCRSAAGF